The following proteins are encoded in a genomic region of Jaculus jaculus isolate mJacJac1 chromosome 13, mJacJac1.mat.Y.cur, whole genome shotgun sequence:
- the LOC123454159 gene encoding high mobility group protein B1-like → MGKGDPKKLRGKMSSYAFFVQTCREEHKKKHPDASVNFSEFSKKCSERWKTMSAKEKGKFEDMAKADKARYEREMKTYIPPKGETKKKFKDPNAPKRPPSAFFLFCSEYRPQIKGEHPGLSIGDVAKKLGEMWNNTAADDKQPYEKKAAKLKEKYEKDIAAYRAKGKPDAAKKGVVKAEKSKKKKEEEEDEEDEEDEEEEEDEEDEYEEEDDDD, encoded by the coding sequence ATGGGCAAAGGAGACCCTAAGAAGCTGAGAGGCAAAATGTCATCATATGCATTCTTTGTGCAAACCTGCCGGGAGGAACACAAGAAGAAGCATCCAGATGCTTCTGTCAACTTCTCAGAGTTCTCTAAGAAGTGCTCAGAGAGGTGGAAGACCATGTCtgctaaagaaaaaggaaagtttgAAGACATGGCCAAGGCGGACAAGGCTCgttatgagagagaaatgaaaacctaTATCCCTCCTAaaggggaaacaaaaaagaagttcaaggatCCCAATGCACCCAAGAGGCCTCCTTCGGCCTTCTTCTTGTTCTGTTCTGAATATCGCCCCCAAATCAAAGGAGAACACCCCGGCCTATCCATTGGTGATGTTGCAAAGAAACTGGGAGAGATGTGGAACAATACTGCTGCGGATGACAAGCAGCCTTACGAAAAGAAAGCTGCCAAGCTGAAGGAAAAGTATGAAAAGGATATTGCTGCCTACAGAGCTAAAGGAAAACCTGATGCAGCAAAAAAAGGAGTTGTCAAGGCTgaaaagagcaagaaaaagaaggaagaggaggaagatgaggaagatgaagaggatgaggaagaagaggaagatgaagaagatgagtatgaagaagaagatgatgatgattaA